Proteins from one Procambarus clarkii isolate CNS0578487 chromosome 40, FALCON_Pclarkii_2.0, whole genome shotgun sequence genomic window:
- the LOC138372881 gene encoding uncharacterized protein yields the protein MAGDGRGVETAADETGNKEGITEPPERAAFFTTTSRPPHSSRTSAGGTTPYEEPEPSDAGDAPEAGSADTISEVEAETPALASSGKCTSAITVVCNKTGETPPLPADPQASKAPMSAHAEEERRERLGSGRTSSDPEADSETCATQARRTDVRRRTAASSTTWGTRPGTGGSAGSTPSPSTAGTDGEGAGTGSDAAEDELEDGGVRAEGSRKDPLDNSQSRMITRRRHNLRRRGDNNRGASGDTGGTSAAEETSTSTESSSTGSGGKSTSLKRFTGAMEGAEQSAA from the coding sequence atggccggagacggaagaggcgtcgagaccgcagcCGATGAAACGGGGAACAAGGAAGGGATTACAGAACCCCCAGAACGAGCAGCCTttttcaccaccaccagcaggccacCCCACTCATCAcgaacctcagcagggggaaccaccccctacgaagaaccggagccatccgacgcaggcgacgcacccgaagcaggatccgcagacaccatatctgaagtggaggccgaaacaccggcactggcatcctcaggcaaatgcacctcagCCATCACCGTAGTATGCAACAAAACCGGAGAAACCCCTCCGTTGCCGGCAGATCCACAAGCATCGAAGGCGCCAATGTCTGCCCATGCtgaagaagaacgccgggaacgcttaggctctggccgcacatcatcagacccggaggctgacTCAGAGACATGCGCAACACAAGCCAGGCGAACCGATGTACGTcgtagaacggcagcatcctcaaccacatggggcaccaggccaggcactggAGGAAGCGCTggatccaccccatcacccagcacagccggaacagacggcgagggtgcagggacagggtcagacgcagcagaggacgaactggaagacggggGGGTGCGAGCAGAAGGCAGTCGGAAGGACCCCCTGGACAATAGTCAGAGCAGGATGATCACCAGGCGacgacacaacctccggaggagaggcgacaacaacaggggtgCATCGGGCGACACAGGAGGCACATCCGCggctgaagagacgtccacatccaccgaatcctcctccacaggaagcggcggaaaatccacctcactgaagaggttcacgggtgcaaTGGAAGGCGCAgagcagtcagcagcctga